In one Streptomyces sp. NBC_01288 genomic region, the following are encoded:
- the hrcA gene encoding heat-inducible transcriptional repressor HrcA, with translation MLSERRLQVLRAIVQDYVGTEEPVGSKALTERHSLGVSPATVRNDMAALEDEGYIAQPHTSAGRIPTDKGYRLFVDKLAGVKPMTGPERKAIQNFLDGAVDLDDVVGRTVRLLAQLTRQVAVVQYPSLTRSTVRHVELLSLAPARVMLVLITDTGRVEQRMVDCPAPFGESSLADLRARLNSRIAARRFADVPLLVQDLPEAFEAEDRGTVATVLSTLLETLVEETEERLMIGGTANLTRFGHDFPLTIRPILEALEEQVVLLKLLGEAGDSGMTVRIGHENAYEGLNSTSVVSVGYGSGGEAVAKLGVVGPTRMDYPGTMGAVRAVARYVGQILAES, from the coding sequence ATGCTCAGCGAACGCAGGCTTCAGGTGCTGCGCGCCATCGTCCAGGACTACGTCGGCACCGAGGAGCCGGTCGGGTCCAAGGCGCTCACCGAGCGGCACAGCCTCGGCGTCTCCCCGGCGACCGTGCGCAACGACATGGCGGCCCTGGAGGACGAGGGCTACATCGCCCAGCCGCACACCAGCGCCGGGCGGATCCCGACCGACAAGGGCTACCGGCTGTTCGTCGACAAGCTCGCCGGCGTCAAGCCGATGACCGGCCCCGAGCGCAAGGCGATCCAGAACTTCCTCGACGGCGCGGTCGACCTCGACGACGTCGTCGGCCGTACGGTACGGCTGCTCGCGCAGCTCACCCGGCAGGTCGCCGTCGTGCAGTACCCGTCCCTGACCCGCTCGACCGTCCGCCACGTGGAGCTGCTGTCGCTGGCCCCCGCGCGCGTGATGCTCGTGCTGATCACCGACACCGGACGGGTCGAGCAGCGCATGGTCGACTGCCCGGCGCCCTTCGGGGAGAGTTCGCTCGCGGATCTACGCGCGCGGCTCAACAGCCGGATCGCGGCCCGCCGCTTCGCGGACGTACCGCTGCTCGTGCAGGACCTGCCGGAGGCCTTCGAGGCCGAGGACCGCGGCACGGTCGCGACGGTGCTCTCCACCCTCCTGGAGACCCTCGTCGAGGAGACCGAGGAGCGGCTGATGATCGGCGGCACCGCCAATCTCACCCGCTTCGGACATGACTTTCCCCTCACCATCCGCCCCATCCTGGAAGCCCTTGAGGAGCAGGTCGTCCTCCTCAAGTTGCTTGGTGAGGCGGGGGATTCGGGCATGACCGTACGGATCGGTCACGAGAACGCCTACGAGGGACTCAACTCCACTTCCGTGGTGTCGGTCGGCTACGGTTCGGGCGGCGAGGCAGTCGCCAAGCTCGGCGTGGTCGGACCGACCCGCATGGATTACCCGGGAACGATGGGAGCGGTACGCGCAGTGGCACGGTACGTCGGACAGATCCTGGCGGAGTCCTAA
- the dnaJ gene encoding molecular chaperone DnaJ: protein MATDYYAVLGVRRDASQDEIKKAFRRLARELHPDVNPDPKTQERFKEINAAYEVLSDPQKKQVYDLGGDPLSQAGGAGAGFGAGGFGNFSDIMDAFFGTASQRGPRSRTRRGQDAMIRLEIELDEAAFGTTKDIQVDTAVVCNTCNGEGAAPGTSAQTCDMCRGRGEVSQVTRSFLGQVMTSRPCPQCQGFGTVVPTPCPECAGDGRVRSRRTLTVKIPAGVDNGTRIQLAGEGEVGPGGGPAGDLYVEIHELPHAMFQRRGDDLHCTVTLPMTAASLGTKVPLETLDGMEEVDIRPGTQSGQSIPLHTRGITHLRGGGRGDLIVHVEVTTPTKLDVEQERLLRELAKLRGEERPTGTFQPGQQGLFSRLKDAFNGR from the coding sequence GTGGCCACGGACTACTACGCCGTTCTCGGCGTGCGTCGCGACGCGTCGCAGGATGAGATCAAGAAGGCCTTCCGTAGGCTCGCGCGCGAGCTGCACCCGGACGTGAATCCGGATCCGAAGACCCAGGAGCGGTTCAAGGAGATCAACGCCGCTTACGAGGTGCTCTCGGATCCGCAGAAGAAGCAGGTCTACGACCTCGGTGGCGACCCCCTCTCGCAGGCGGGCGGCGCGGGCGCGGGCTTCGGGGCCGGTGGCTTCGGGAACTTCTCGGACATCATGGACGCGTTCTTCGGCACGGCGTCGCAGCGCGGACCGCGCTCGCGCACCCGCCGCGGCCAGGACGCCATGATCCGGCTGGAGATCGAGCTCGACGAGGCGGCCTTCGGCACCACGAAGGACATCCAGGTCGACACGGCCGTCGTCTGCAACACCTGCAACGGCGAGGGCGCGGCCCCCGGCACCTCCGCGCAGACCTGTGACATGTGTCGCGGTCGCGGTGAGGTCTCGCAGGTGACCCGGTCCTTCCTGGGCCAGGTCATGACGTCCCGCCCCTGCCCCCAGTGCCAGGGCTTCGGCACGGTCGTGCCGACGCCGTGCCCGGAGTGCGCCGGCGACGGCCGCGTCCGCTCGCGGCGCACGCTCACGGTCAAGATCCCGGCGGGCGTGGACAACGGCACGCGGATCCAGCTCGCGGGCGAGGGCGAGGTCGGCCCCGGCGGCGGCCCCGCCGGTGACCTGTACGTCGAGATCCACGAGCTGCCGCACGCGATGTTCCAGCGCCGCGGCGACGACCTGCACTGCACGGTCACCCTCCCCATGACAGCCGCGTCCCTCGGTACGAAGGTGCCGTTGGAGACGCTGGACGGCATGGAGGAGGTCGACATCCGCCCGGGCACCCAGTCCGGCCAGTCGATCCCGCTGCACACCCGGGGCATCACACATCTGCGCGGCGGCGGCCGGGGCGACCTCATCGTCCACGTCGAGGTCACCACCCCGACCAAGCTGGACGTGGAGCAGGAACGCCTGCTCCGCGAACTGGCGAAGCTGCGCGGCGAGGAGCGGCCCACGGGGACGTTCCAGCCGGGTCAGCAGGGGCTGTTCTCGCGCCTCAAGGACGCTTTCAACGGTCGCTGA
- a CDS encoding nitronate monooxygenase yields the protein MSSALTDLFPHPIVQAPMAGGVSVPRLAAAVSEAGGLGFLAAGYKTADGMYQEIKQLRSLTGRPFGVNLFMPQPEYPGASTGSTGAAVAALPYRAAVDVYAHQLAGEAQWYDTELGDPDSGREDGYDAKLSVLLDNPVKVASFHFGIPTPEVLDSLRRAGTFTLVTVTTVEEALAVERAGADAVIAQGVEAGGHQGTHRDLPENDGASLGLLSLVAQIRETVNLPIVAAGGLMRGSQIAAALAAGASAAQLGTAFLAAPESGANALHKQALTNPLFTRTELTRAFSGRPARGLVNRFMREHGPYAPAAYPEIHHLTSPLRKKAAASGDPQGMALWAGQGHRMARELPAGQLVEVLVAELASARTALSSGGDLR from the coding sequence ATGTCCTCCGCACTGACCGATCTCTTCCCTCATCCGATCGTGCAGGCCCCGATGGCGGGCGGTGTCTCCGTCCCGCGTCTCGCGGCCGCCGTGTCCGAGGCCGGCGGGCTGGGATTCCTCGCCGCCGGGTACAAAACGGCCGACGGCATGTACCAGGAGATCAAGCAGCTGCGGAGTCTGACCGGCCGCCCCTTCGGCGTGAACCTCTTCATGCCGCAGCCGGAGTACCCCGGTGCGAGCACCGGCTCCACTGGAGCGGCTGTCGCCGCGCTGCCCTATCGGGCCGCGGTCGACGTCTACGCCCACCAACTGGCCGGTGAGGCCCAGTGGTACGACACGGAACTCGGCGACCCGGACAGCGGCCGTGAGGACGGCTACGACGCCAAGCTGTCCGTCCTGCTCGACAACCCGGTGAAGGTCGCCTCTTTCCACTTCGGCATCCCGACCCCGGAGGTGTTGGACTCGCTGCGCCGGGCCGGCACCTTCACCCTCGTCACCGTCACCACCGTCGAGGAGGCCCTCGCCGTCGAGCGGGCCGGTGCCGACGCGGTGATCGCGCAGGGCGTCGAGGCCGGCGGCCACCAGGGCACCCACCGCGACCTCCCGGAGAACGACGGCGCGAGCCTCGGCCTGCTCTCCCTCGTCGCCCAGATCCGCGAGACCGTGAACCTCCCGATCGTCGCCGCCGGCGGTCTGATGCGCGGCAGCCAGATCGCCGCGGCCCTCGCGGCGGGCGCGAGCGCGGCCCAGCTCGGCACCGCGTTCCTCGCCGCCCCCGAGTCCGGTGCCAACGCGCTGCACAAGCAGGCGCTCACCAACCCCCTGTTCACGCGTACCGAGTTGACCCGCGCGTTCTCCGGCCGCCCGGCCCGCGGCCTGGTCAACCGCTTCATGCGCGAGCACGGCCCGTACGCCCCCGCCGCGTACCCGGAGATCCACCACCTCACCTCCCCGCTCCGCAAGAAGGCCGCCGCGTCCGGCGACCCGCAGGGCATGGCCCTGTGGGCCGGACAGGGCCACCGCATGGCACGCGAGCTGCCCGCCGGTCAACTGGTCGAGGTCCTGGTCGCCGAACTCGCCTCCGCCCGGACAGCGTTGTCGTCCGGGGGCGACCTCCGATGA
- a CDS encoding 16S rRNA (uracil(1498)-N(3))-methyltransferase, with protein sequence MTAPVFILDPLKIPDLSGGEIVLDGPEGRHAVSVRRMRAGEDIVLTDGRGRWTAGVVKAAEGKDRLVVMDLESVSEEPAPRPRITVVQALPKGDRGELAVETMTETGVDAIVPWAAARCITQWKGDRGLKALAKWRATAREAGKQSRRLRFPEVADAATSKQVAALLAKADFAAVLHEDRDYAGEPLATAELPAEGEIVLVVGPEGGVSPEELALFEEAGAKACRLGRSVLRTSTAGTAATALLLGRTGRWS encoded by the coding sequence ATGACCGCGCCGGTGTTCATCCTCGACCCCCTGAAGATCCCGGATCTCAGCGGCGGTGAGATCGTCCTCGACGGCCCCGAGGGGCGGCACGCGGTTTCCGTGCGGCGGATGCGGGCCGGTGAGGACATCGTCCTCACCGACGGACGCGGCCGGTGGACGGCGGGCGTCGTCAAGGCGGCCGAGGGCAAGGACCGGCTCGTCGTCATGGACCTGGAGTCCGTCAGCGAGGAGCCCGCGCCGCGGCCCCGCATCACCGTCGTCCAGGCCCTCCCCAAGGGCGACCGCGGCGAGCTGGCCGTGGAGACGATGACCGAGACCGGCGTCGACGCGATCGTCCCCTGGGCGGCCGCCCGTTGCATCACGCAGTGGAAGGGCGACCGGGGTCTCAAGGCCCTCGCCAAGTGGCGCGCCACCGCACGGGAGGCCGGCAAGCAGTCCCGTCGGCTGCGCTTCCCGGAGGTCGCGGACGCGGCAACGAGCAAACAGGTTGCGGCACTTCTGGCCAAAGCCGACTTCGCCGCCGTCCTCCACGAGGACCGCGACTACGCCGGCGAGCCCCTGGCCACCGCCGAACTCCCCGCCGAGGGCGAGATCGTGCTGGTCGTGGGCCCCGAAGGAGGCGTCTCCCCCGAGGAGTTGGCGCTCTTCGAGGAGGCGGGCGCGAAGGCCTGCCGCCTCGGGCGTAGCGTGCTGCGTACATCGACGGCCGGGACCGCGGCGACCGCCCTGCTCCTGGGCCGTACCGGACGCTGGTCCTGA
- a CDS encoding VOC family protein, translating into MELAQVRLLVTDFAACYRFYAEVLGLKPQSGAAEGPYEKFSPAIGSAGIALQDRAMMAQTLGELGDLATGHRSLVVLRVDGLDGYCEQITARGAELLHGPAPMTDRMRVAHLKDPEGNVVELQEWLLLRG; encoded by the coding sequence GTGGAACTCGCCCAAGTACGGCTGCTCGTCACCGACTTCGCCGCCTGCTACCGCTTCTACGCCGAAGTCCTCGGCCTGAAGCCCCAGTCGGGGGCGGCCGAGGGACCGTACGAGAAGTTCAGCCCCGCGATCGGGTCCGCCGGGATCGCGCTCCAGGACCGCGCGATGATGGCCCAAACCCTTGGCGAACTGGGGGACTTGGCGACGGGTCACCGTTCGCTGGTGGTGCTGCGGGTGGACGGTCTCGACGGGTACTGCGAGCAGATCACCGCCCGGGGTGCGGAGCTGCTGCACGGGCCCGCGCCGATGACGGACCGGATGCGGGTCGCCCATCTCAAGGACCCCGAGGGCAATGTGGTGGAGCTTCAGGAGTGGCTGCTGTTGCGCGGCTGA
- a CDS encoding S41 family peptidase: protein MTQPSASAAQAYLRFPHLHGESVAFTAEDDVWLASLDSGGRAWRVSAENVPVTHPRISPDGTTVAWTSTRDGAPEVHIAPVDGGPAKRLTYWGSSRTQVRGWTAAGEVLVTSAHGQANLRRSWARSVPLDGGPATTLPYGWVGDVAQGETATVLLSAPMGREAAWWKRYRGGTAGKLWIDRDGDGEFTRLHEELDGNIEYPVWAGERIAFLSDHEGTGALYSSLADGSDLRRHTPLDGFYARHASGDGTRIVYSSAGELWLLDDLDGAEPRRLDIRLGGQRIDQQPFPVPAARWFGSASPDHTARGSAVAVRGAVHWVTHRSGPARALAATPGVRARLPRTFRADGEEWVVWVTDAEGDDALEFAPATGLAPGATPRRIAAGQLGRVLALTVAPDGSRVAVGSHDGRVLLVERETGEVREVDRSEDGDASGLAFSPDSAWLAWSHPGPRPLRQLKLANTTDLSVTEATPLRFQDYAPAFTLDGKHLVFLSTRSFDPVYDEHVFDLAFVVGDRPHLITLAATTPSPFGPQRHGRPFEAPDKEETPDSEGRPTTRVDLEGLADRIVAFPVEAGRYSNLRTAKDGVLWLRHPVQGVLGATRATPEDPDPKTELERYDLAQQRIEHLAGDADHFEVSGDGKRVLLWTDHKLRVVPSDRRASSEDDDNDTNINVDLSRIRQTVDPAAEWRQMFDETGRIMRDNFWREDMSGVDWTGVLDRYRPILDRVATHDDLVDLLWEVHGELGTSHAYVTPRGGHGHGERQGLLGADISRHEDGSWRIDRILPSETSDPNARAPLAAPGVAVRTGDAILAVAGQPVDPVTGPAPLLVGTAGKPIELTISPAAGGDPRHAVVVPLADEEPLYYHAWVADRRAYVHEKSGGRLGYLHVPDMQAPGWAQIHRDLRVEVAREGLVVDVRENRGGHTSQLVVEKLARRIVGWDLPRGMRPYSYPEDAPRGPVVAVANEFSGSDGDIVNAAIKALGIGPVVGTRTWGGVIGIDSRYRLVDGTLITQPKYAFWLEGYGWGVENHGVDPDVEVVQRPQDYAAGRDTQLDEAIRLALESLETAPAKTPPTLPT, encoded by the coding sequence GTGACTCAGCCCTCAGCGTCCGCAGCCCAGGCCTATCTCCGCTTCCCGCACCTGCACGGCGAGTCGGTCGCCTTCACCGCCGAGGACGACGTGTGGCTGGCGTCCCTCGACAGCGGCGGCCGGGCCTGGCGGGTCAGCGCGGAGAACGTGCCGGTGACCCACCCCCGCATCTCGCCCGACGGCACCACCGTCGCCTGGACCTCCACCCGCGACGGCGCCCCCGAGGTGCACATCGCCCCGGTCGACGGCGGCCCCGCCAAACGCCTGACGTACTGGGGCAGTTCACGCACCCAGGTGCGCGGCTGGACCGCCGCCGGCGAGGTCCTCGTGACCAGCGCCCACGGCCAGGCCAACCTCCGCCGCAGCTGGGCCCGTTCGGTCCCGCTGGACGGCGGACCGGCGACGACCCTCCCGTACGGCTGGGTCGGCGACGTCGCCCAGGGCGAGACGGCGACGGTCCTCCTCTCCGCCCCCATGGGCCGCGAGGCCGCCTGGTGGAAACGCTACCGGGGCGGCACGGCGGGCAAGTTGTGGATCGACCGCGACGGCGACGGCGAATTCACGCGCCTGCACGAGGAGTTGGACGGCAACATCGAGTACCCGGTGTGGGCGGGGGAGCGGATCGCGTTCCTCTCCGACCACGAGGGCACCGGCGCCCTGTACTCCTCCCTCGCGGACGGCTCCGACCTCCGCCGCCACACCCCGCTCGACGGCTTCTACGCCCGGCACGCGTCCGGTGACGGCACCCGGATCGTCTACTCCTCCGCCGGTGAACTCTGGCTCCTCGACGACCTGGACGGCGCCGAACCGCGCCGCCTCGACATCCGGCTCGGCGGCCAGCGCATCGACCAGCAGCCGTTCCCGGTGCCCGCGGCCCGCTGGTTCGGGTCCGCGTCCCCCGACCACACCGCACGCGGCAGCGCGGTCGCCGTGCGCGGCGCCGTCCACTGGGTCACCCACCGCTCCGGCCCCGCCCGCGCGCTGGCCGCCACCCCCGGCGTCCGCGCCCGGCTGCCCCGCACCTTCCGCGCCGACGGCGAGGAGTGGGTGGTGTGGGTGACGGACGCCGAGGGCGACGACGCCCTGGAGTTCGCCCCCGCCACCGGCCTCGCCCCCGGCGCCACCCCGCGCAGAATCGCCGCCGGACAGCTCGGCCGCGTCCTCGCCCTCACCGTGGCCCCCGACGGCAGCCGGGTCGCCGTAGGCTCGCACGACGGCCGCGTCCTCCTCGTCGAACGGGAAACCGGCGAGGTCCGCGAGGTGGACCGCAGCGAGGACGGCGACGCCTCGGGCCTCGCCTTCTCCCCGGACTCGGCCTGGCTGGCCTGGTCCCACCCGGGCCCGCGCCCGCTACGCCAGTTGAAGCTGGCGAACACCACAGACCTGTCGGTCACCGAGGCGACCCCGCTCCGCTTCCAGGACTACGCCCCCGCCTTCACCCTCGACGGCAAGCACCTGGTGTTCCTCTCCACCCGCTCCTTCGACCCGGTCTACGACGAGCACGTCTTCGACCTGGCCTTCGTGGTCGGCGACCGCCCGCACCTGATCACCCTCGCCGCGACGACCCCGTCCCCCTTCGGACCGCAGCGGCACGGCCGCCCCTTCGAGGCCCCCGACAAGGAGGAGACCCCCGACAGCGAGGGCCGCCCCACCACCCGCGTCGACCTCGAAGGCCTGGCCGACCGCATCGTCGCGTTCCCGGTGGAGGCAGGCCGCTACTCCAACCTCCGCACGGCCAAGGACGGCGTCCTCTGGCTGCGCCACCCGGTCCAGGGAGTCCTCGGCGCCACCCGCGCGACCCCCGAAGACCCGGACCCCAAAACGGAGTTGGAGCGCTACGACCTCGCCCAGCAGCGCATCGAGCACCTGGCCGGGGACGCCGACCACTTCGAGGTGAGCGGCGACGGAAAACGCGTCCTGCTCTGGACCGACCACAAACTCCGCGTCGTCCCGAGCGACCGCCGGGCCTCCTCCGAGGACGACGACAACGACACCAACATCAACGTCGACCTGTCCCGCATCCGCCAGACCGTCGACCCGGCCGCCGAGTGGCGCCAGATGTTCGACGAGACCGGCCGCATCATGCGCGACAACTTCTGGCGCGAGGACATGAGCGGCGTCGACTGGACCGGCGTCCTGGACCGCTACCGCCCGATCCTCGACCGCGTCGCGACCCACGACGACCTCGTCGACCTCCTCTGGGAGGTGCACGGCGAACTGGGCACCTCGCACGCCTACGTCACCCCGCGCGGCGGCCACGGCCACGGCGAGCGCCAGGGTCTGCTCGGCGCCGACATCTCCCGTCACGAGGACGGCAGTTGGCGCATCGACCGGATCCTGCCCTCGGAAACCTCCGACCCGAACGCCCGCGCCCCGCTCGCCGCCCCCGGCGTAGCGGTCCGCACGGGAGACGCGATCCTCGCGGTGGCCGGACAGCCCGTCGACCCGGTCACGGGACCGGCCCCCCTCCTGGTCGGCACGGCGGGCAAACCGATCGAGCTGACGATCTCCCCGGCAGCCGGCGGAGACCCGAGGCACGCGGTGGTCGTCCCCCTGGCGGACGAGGAACCGTTGTACTACCACGCATGGGTGGCCGACCGCCGTGCCTACGTCCACGAGAAGTCCGGCGGCCGCCTCGGCTACCTCCACGTCCCCGACATGCAGGCCCCCGGCTGGGCCCAGATCCACCGCGACCTGCGCGTGGAGGTCGCCCGCGAGGGCCTGGTGGTCGACGTCCGCGAGAACCGCGGCGGCCACACCTCACAGCTGGTGGTCGAGAAGCTGGCCCGCCGCATCGTCGGCTGGGACCTCCCCCGAGGCATGCGCCCCTACAGCTACCCCGAGGACGCACCCCGCGGCCCCGTAGTGGCCGTGGCCAACGAGTTCTCCGGCTCGGACGGCGACATCGTCAACGCGGCGATCAAGGCGCTCGGCATCGGCCCGGTGGTCGGCACGCGCACATGGGGCGGCGTGATCGGCATCGACAGCAGGTACCGGTTGGTGGACGGCACGCTGATCACCCAGCCCAAGTACGCGTTCTGGCTTGAGGGTTACGGGTGGGGGGTCGAGAACCACGGGGTGGACCCGGATGTGGAGGTGGTCCAGCGCCCCCAGGACTATGCGGCGGGACGGGACACCCAGCTGGACGAGGCAATCCGCCTGGCGCTGGAGTCACTGGAGACCGCTCCGGCAAAAACACCCCCGACCCTGCCCACCTAG
- a CDS encoding histidine triad nucleotide-binding protein, protein MSGDPQDDCLFCKIVAGHIPATIIRETSTTVAFRDINPQAPTHVLVIPRVHYPDAASLAAAEPAIAADVLREAGEVATDEKLDSYRVIFNTGSGVGQTVFHAHAHVMGGRGMQWPPG, encoded by the coding sequence ATGTCAGGGGACCCGCAGGACGACTGCCTGTTCTGCAAGATCGTCGCAGGCCACATCCCCGCGACGATCATCCGAGAGACGTCCACCACCGTCGCGTTCCGGGACATCAACCCCCAGGCCCCGACCCACGTCCTGGTGATCCCCCGAGTCCACTACCCCGACGCCGCCTCCCTCGCCGCCGCCGAACCGGCAATCGCCGCAGACGTACTGCGGGAGGCAGGCGAGGTGGCGACCGACGAGAAGCTCGACAGCTACCGCGTCATCTTCAACACCGGCAGCGGCGTGGGCCAGACCGTGTTCCACGCCCACGCCCACGTCATGGGCGGCCGCGGCATGCAGTGGCCGCCCGGATAA
- a CDS encoding ribonuclease Z, protein MSVREFVVLGTASQVPTRHRNHNGYLLRWDGEGILFDPGEGTQRQMLRAGVAAHDLNRICVTHFHGDHSLGLAGVIQRINLDRVPHEITAHYPRSGRRFFDRLRYATAYRETVGITESPVSEDGVLATTPAYTLEARKLSHPVESYGYRLTEPDGRRMLPDRLAAHGIKGPDVGRIQREGAIGDVTLDDVSEARHGQRFAFVMDTRLCDGVHALAEGCDLLVIESTFLDEDEQLAVDHGHLTAGQAAGVAQEAGVRHLVLTHFSQRYSEPEEFERQARAAGFEGELTVAHDLLRVPVPKRR, encoded by the coding sequence GTGTCCGTACGCGAGTTCGTGGTCCTCGGCACAGCCAGCCAGGTCCCCACCCGGCACCGCAACCACAACGGCTACCTCCTCCGCTGGGACGGCGAGGGCATCCTCTTCGACCCCGGCGAGGGCACCCAGCGCCAGATGCTGCGCGCCGGCGTCGCCGCGCACGACCTCAACCGCATCTGCGTCACCCACTTCCACGGCGACCACTCCCTCGGCCTCGCGGGAGTCATCCAGCGCATCAACCTGGACCGGGTCCCGCACGAGATCACCGCCCACTACCCACGCTCGGGCCGGCGCTTCTTCGACCGCCTGCGCTACGCCACGGCGTACCGCGAGACGGTGGGCATCACGGAGTCCCCGGTGTCCGAGGACGGCGTACTCGCCACCACCCCCGCGTACACCCTGGAAGCCCGCAAGCTCTCCCACCCCGTCGAGTCCTACGGCTACCGCCTCACCGAACCCGACGGCCGCCGCATGCTCCCCGACCGCCTCGCCGCGCACGGCATCAAGGGCCCGGACGTGGGTCGCATCCAACGCGAGGGGGCGATCGGCGACGTGACCCTCGACGACGTCAGTGAGGCACGGCACGGCCAGCGTTTCGCGTTCGTCATGGACACCCGGCTCTGCGACGGGGTGCACGCCCTCGCGGAGGGCTGCGACCTGCTGGTGATCGAGTCGACGTTCCTGGACGAGGACGAGCAACTGGCCGTAGACCACGGCCACTTGACCGCAGGGCAGGCGGCGGGGGTGGCGCAGGAGGCGGGCGTACGGCACCTGGTCCTCACGCACTTCAGTCAGCGGTACTCCGAGCCGGAGGAGTTCGAGCGGCAGGCGCGGGCGGCGGGGTTCGAGGGGGAGCTGACCGTGGCGCACGATCTACTCAGGGTGCCGGTTCCGAAACGGCGGTAA
- a CDS encoding adenosine deaminase, with product MPIPKAELHLHIEGTLEPELAFALAARNGVELPYTDTEELREAYLFEDLQTFLNLYYELMAVLRTERDFEDLANAYLARAAAQGVRHAEIFFDPQAHIARGVDMGTVVEGLWRALGSSETNHGVSTRLILCFLRDESADSALETLEAAKPYLDRITGIGLDSAEVGHPPVKFREVYEAAAALGLRRVAHAGEEGPPAYITEALDILGVERVDHGLRCMEDEELVARLVRDRIPLTLCPLSNVRLRAVDILAEHPLPAMLDAGLLCTVNSDDPAYFGGYAGDNFDAVRSALGLTEDRLRELARNSFVASFLEDDEERRVRYLAEVEAYEFS from the coding sequence ATGCCCATTCCCAAAGCCGAACTGCACCTGCACATCGAAGGCACCCTGGAACCCGAGCTGGCCTTCGCGCTCGCGGCCCGCAACGGCGTCGAGCTGCCGTACACGGACACCGAGGAACTCCGCGAGGCGTACCTCTTCGAGGACCTCCAGACCTTCCTGAACCTCTACTACGAGCTGATGGCCGTCCTGCGCACCGAGCGGGACTTCGAGGACCTCGCCAACGCCTATCTCGCCCGCGCCGCCGCGCAGGGCGTACGGCACGCGGAGATCTTCTTCGACCCGCAGGCGCACATCGCGCGGGGTGTGGACATGGGCACGGTGGTGGAGGGCCTGTGGCGGGCCCTGGGCAGCAGCGAGACCAACCACGGCGTCTCGACCCGCCTGATCCTCTGCTTCCTGCGCGACGAGTCCGCCGACTCGGCCCTGGAAACGCTGGAGGCCGCGAAGCCGTACCTCGACCGGATCACCGGCATCGGCCTCGACTCGGCCGAGGTCGGCCACCCGCCGGTGAAGTTCCGCGAGGTCTACGAGGCCGCCGCCGCGCTGGGTCTACGACGCGTCGCACACGCCGGTGAGGAGGGTCCGCCGGCCTACATCACGGAGGCGCTGGACATCCTCGGCGTGGAGCGCGTCGACCACGGGCTGCGCTGCATGGAGGACGAGGAGCTGGTGGCGCGCCTGGTTCGCGACCGCATCCCCCTCACCCTCTGCCCCCTGTCGAACGTCCGGCTGCGCGCGGTGGACATCCTCGCCGAGCACCCCCTCCCCGCCATGCTGGACGCGGGCCTGCTCTGCACGGTCAACTCGGACGACCCGGCCTACTTCGGCGGGTACGCGGGCGACAACTTCGACGCGGTCCGCTCGGCGCTGGGCCTGACCGAGGACCGGTTGCGCGAGCTGGCCCGGAACTCCTTCGTCGCGTCCTTCCTGGAGGACGACGAGGAGCGGCGGGTTCGTTATCTGGCCGAGGTGGAGGCGTACGAGTTCTCGTAA